A stretch of the Verrucomicrobiota bacterium genome encodes the following:
- a CDS encoding terpene cyclase/mutase family protein yields the protein MNRTPRALGFGAGFAALAATACLTLPGHDSAEARAVAFLSREVPAWSRENRCFSCHNNGDAARALLLASRRGFAVPRSALADTLAWVSRPATWDDNKGDPAFSDKRLANIQFATTLGAAFVAGRVRDIEPLRVAARRVAADQSSDGSWPVHPPGTVGTPATHGTALATHVAIQSLQQAGGIEFVAAIESGQRWLRAAPANSVPDAAALVLALKDAADPAAERQRSRAMDLIRSSQGSDGGWGPFPDSPPEAFDTALALLALWELRGAPGTGSMIRRGRAFLVGSQNPDGSWQESTRPVKAESYAQRISTTGWATQALLATRE from the coding sequence GTGAACCGCACACCACGCGCACTCGGGTTTGGCGCGGGCTTTGCAGCGCTCGCGGCGACGGCCTGTCTCACGCTTCCGGGGCACGATTCCGCCGAGGCGCGGGCGGTTGCCTTTCTTTCGCGCGAAGTTCCTGCGTGGTCGCGCGAGAACCGCTGCTTCTCCTGCCACAACAACGGCGACGCCGCGCGCGCGCTGCTGCTCGCGTCGCGCCGCGGTTTCGCCGTGCCGCGGTCCGCCCTCGCCGACACGCTTGCCTGGGTGTCGAGGCCAGCGACATGGGACGACAACAAGGGCGATCCGGCCTTCAGCGACAAGCGCCTGGCAAACATTCAGTTCGCGACGACGCTCGGCGCTGCATTCGTGGCCGGACGCGTCCGTGACATCGAGCCTCTGCGTGTCGCCGCGCGTCGCGTGGCGGCGGATCAGTCCTCGGACGGCTCGTGGCCGGTGCATCCGCCCGGAACGGTCGGCACGCCGGCGACCCACGGGACTGCGCTGGCGACTCACGTCGCGATCCAATCGTTGCAACAGGCGGGCGGGATCGAGTTCGTCGCGGCGATCGAGAGTGGCCAGCGGTGGCTTCGCGCGGCGCCCGCCAATTCGGTGCCGGACGCCGCGGCCTTGGTGCTGGCGTTGAAGGATGCCGCCGACCCGGCCGCGGAACGCCAGCGCTCGCGCGCGATGGATTTGATCCGCAGTTCGCAAGGTTCGGACGGCGGCTGGGGGCCGTTTCCCGATTCGCCGCCCGAGGCGTTCGATACCGCGCTCGCGTTGCTGGCGCTTTGGGAACTTCGCGGCGCGCCGGGAACAGGCTCGATGATTCGCCGCGGCCGCGCATTCCTCGTCGGTTCGCAGAATCCCGACGGAAGCTGGCAGGAATCGACTCGCCCGGTGAAGGCGGAGAGTTACGCGCAGCGCATTTCGACGACGGGCTGGGCGACGCAAGCCCTGCTGGCCACGAGGGAGTGA
- a CDS encoding DUF3463 domain-containing protein, which yields MRFPFALTVKIARHIIRHKLRKTPKFALVLQLEPLHTCNLTCTGCGRIREYSTSLKDMVPLEQCLAAAQDCDAPMVSICGGEPLIYPKIEELVAGLREQGRIIYICTNGVFMRKKMREYLAALYDRSNETHESYLTRLLAEKLITEKEAEAIRNADDKARAKTVIRPSQWMYWNVHVDGLEFTHDLIVEREGVFKECVAAIKMARILGYQTATNTTVYKETDVKEIEDMFAFLSSLDVDGHTISPGYDYDAAKKDMVKRLGRKPEDFFLTRAMTREKFAKIQEWGEKFTIFGTPVYQEFLAGKRELTCTAWAIPTFNVRGWKAPCYLMTDGHYPTYAEMLGNVKWETYGVVNGKARDPRCENCMVHCGYDPSGALSTSPRDTLMNFKYNFFPRPAPVRPTPELEKRAFNGVSMGKGHLAEAKAAINPAANARGAFSRREEQHTHENNGSCGSGDTSQRDDLLGKIADLKKVAVKAE from the coding sequence ATGCGATTTCCCTTCGCCCTGACGGTCAAGATTGCCCGTCACATCATCCGCCACAAGCTTCGGAAAACCCCGAAGTTCGCGCTCGTCCTCCAGCTCGAGCCGCTGCACACCTGCAACCTCACCTGCACGGGCTGCGGCCGCATCCGCGAGTATTCCACGTCGCTCAAGGACATGGTCCCCCTGGAGCAATGCCTCGCGGCCGCACAGGATTGCGACGCGCCGATGGTCTCCATCTGCGGCGGCGAACCGCTCATCTACCCCAAGATCGAGGAACTCGTCGCCGGCCTCCGCGAACAGGGGCGCATCATCTACATCTGCACCAACGGCGTGTTCATGCGGAAAAAGATGCGGGAGTATCTTGCCGCCCTCTACGATCGGTCAAATGAGACTCATGAGTCGTATCTGACCCGCCTCCTGGCCGAGAAGCTCATCACCGAGAAAGAAGCCGAAGCCATCCGCAACGCCGACGACAAGGCCCGCGCCAAGACCGTCATCCGTCCGAGCCAGTGGATGTATTGGAACGTGCACGTCGACGGCCTCGAATTCACGCACGACCTCATCGTCGAGCGCGAAGGCGTGTTCAAGGAATGCGTCGCCGCCATCAAAATGGCCAGGATCCTCGGCTACCAGACCGCGACCAACACGACCGTTTACAAGGAAACCGACGTCAAGGAGATCGAGGACATGTTTGCGTTCCTCTCCTCGCTCGACGTGGACGGCCACACGATTTCGCCCGGCTACGATTACGACGCCGCCAAGAAAGACATGGTCAAGCGCCTCGGCCGCAAGCCGGAGGATTTCTTCCTCACACGCGCGATGACCCGCGAGAAGTTCGCGAAGATCCAGGAGTGGGGCGAGAAGTTCACCATCTTCGGCACGCCCGTCTATCAGGAATTCCTCGCCGGCAAGCGCGAGCTCACCTGCACGGCGTGGGCCATCCCGACCTTCAACGTCCGAGGCTGGAAGGCCCCGTGCTACCTGATGACCGACGGCCACTACCCGACCTACGCCGAGATGCTGGGCAACGTGAAGTGGGAAACCTACGGCGTCGTGAACGGCAAGGCCCGCGACCCGCGCTGCGAGAACTGCATGGTCCACTGCGGTTACGACCCGAGCGGCGCGCTGAGCACCAGCCCCCGCGACACGCTCATGAATTTCAAATACAACTTCTTCCCGCGGCCCGCCCCCGTGCGGCCGACCCCCGAGCTTGAGAAACGCGCGTTCAACGGCGTCTCCATGGGCAAGGGCCACCTTGCCGAGGCCAAGGCCGCGATCAACCCCGCGGCGAATGCCCGCGGCGCCTTCTCCCGGAGGGAAGAGCAGCACACGCACGAAAACAATGGCTCCTGCGGCAGCGGCGACACTTCCCAGCGGGATGATTTGCTCGGGAAAATTGCAGATCTGAAGAAGGTGGCCGTCAAAGCCGAGTAG
- a CDS encoding efflux RND transporter periplasmic adaptor subunit — MKSKTPLIILAAALLGVAGGFFAARFSSRPGDPPGGHGAGAEKTYSCSMHPQVREKKPGTCAFCGMALAPLGAGPAANLLPGQVMLGTNRINAIHVQTAVAKRQPLSRTLRVAGTIDDNDTRRRFISAIADGRVDRLFINFVGAEVAAGQPLATLFSPTLLNTEREYASLARLPTPTNALVQAERIRFMDAVVVRLKRLGLTDAQIAALPDKSATNLHTELLAPAAGTVISRFVYEGQYVKEGDKLLELADFSTMWFQFDAYERDLPWIRTGQTVEVTTPSVPGKSFTGAVAFIDPNIKDMSRSAKVRVELDNPVVEDSGRPRRLLLHRLFADGLVKVEVPEVLALPRSAVLAAGAQPVVYVDKGGGIYEQRMIKVGRTGDELIEVTAGLGEDEKVVTTGNLLIDAQAQLESGSAGGPEHHGGPAASSSSSGTGHKLLPLPPLPELNAAQQAAVSNFLALANSISLALAHAKLEDFNALVPRLHTELPALSRAFAGADDWQPLLAKLHAGGHLAAAPDLAAARKSFYALSAATVDLTRAARRQAPFKDVKVFECPMAPKSGMTAYWMQLTGPIQNPFHGAPMLDCGTEVKP, encoded by the coding sequence ATGAAATCCAAAACCCCGCTCATCATCCTCGCCGCCGCATTGCTCGGCGTCGCGGGCGGTTTTTTCGCAGCCCGGTTTTCCTCGCGCCCCGGCGACCCTCCCGGCGGTCACGGTGCCGGCGCGGAGAAAACTTACTCGTGCTCGATGCACCCCCAGGTGCGCGAGAAGAAGCCCGGCACGTGCGCCTTCTGCGGCATGGCGCTCGCGCCGCTCGGCGCGGGCCCGGCCGCGAACCTCCTGCCCGGCCAGGTCATGCTCGGCACCAATCGAATCAACGCCATCCACGTGCAAACCGCCGTCGCGAAGCGCCAGCCGCTCTCGCGCACGCTGCGCGTCGCCGGCACCATTGACGACAACGACACGCGGCGCCGCTTCATCTCGGCCATCGCCGACGGCCGGGTGGACCGCCTCTTCATCAACTTCGTCGGCGCGGAAGTCGCCGCGGGCCAGCCGCTCGCCACACTCTTCAGCCCGACGTTGCTCAACACCGAGCGCGAATACGCCTCGCTCGCGCGGCTGCCCACCCCGACCAACGCCCTCGTGCAGGCCGAGCGCATCCGGTTCATGGACGCCGTCGTCGTGCGCCTCAAGCGACTCGGCCTCACGGACGCGCAGATTGCCGCGTTGCCCGACAAGTCCGCGACGAATCTCCACACGGAACTCCTCGCGCCCGCCGCGGGCACGGTCATCAGCCGCTTCGTTTACGAGGGCCAGTATGTGAAGGAAGGCGACAAGCTCCTCGAACTCGCCGACTTCTCGACGATGTGGTTCCAATTCGACGCCTACGAGCGCGACCTGCCGTGGATCCGCACCGGGCAGACGGTCGAAGTCACCACACCGTCCGTGCCCGGCAAGTCCTTCACCGGGGCGGTGGCGTTCATTGATCCAAACATCAAGGACATGAGCCGCAGCGCCAAGGTGCGCGTCGAGCTCGACAACCCGGTCGTCGAGGATTCCGGTCGCCCGCGCCGGCTGCTTCTGCACCGGCTCTTTGCGGACGGCCTCGTGAAGGTCGAGGTGCCCGAGGTGCTCGCGCTGCCGCGCAGCGCCGTGCTCGCCGCGGGCGCGCAGCCCGTCGTGTATGTGGACAAGGGGGGCGGCATCTACGAGCAGCGCATGATCAAGGTCGGCCGCACCGGCGACGAACTCATCGAAGTCACCGCCGGCCTCGGCGAAGACGAAAAGGTCGTGACCACGGGCAACCTGCTCATTGACGCGCAGGCGCAGCTTGAAAGCGGCTCCGCCGGCGGACCCGAGCACCATGGCGGACCTGCCGCAAGTTCGAGCAGCAGCGGGACCGGACACAAACTTCTGCCGCTGCCGCCGTTGCCCGAGCTGAACGCCGCGCAACAGGCCGCCGTGAGCAACTTCCTCGCGCTCGCCAACAGCATCAGCCTCGCGCTCGCGCACGCGAAACTCGAGGACTTCAACGCACTCGTGCCGCGGCTCCACACCGAGCTGCCCGCGCTGAGCAGGGCCTTCGCAGGCGCGGACGACTGGCAGCCGTTGCTCGCGAAGCTCCACGCCGGCGGCCACCTCGCGGCCGCGCCGGACCTCGCGGCCGCGCGCAAGTCGTTCTACGCGCTGAGCGCCGCGACCGTGGACCTCACCCGCGCCGCGCGGCGGCAGGCACCGTTCAAGGACGTGAAAGTCTTTGAGTGTCCGATGGCGCCGAAGTCCGGCATGACCGCCTACTGGATGCAGCTCACAGGCCCGATCCAGAATCCCTTCCACGGCGCACCGATGCTCGATTGCGGAACGGAGGTGAAGCCGTGA
- a CDS encoding TolC family protein — protein sequence MNTLRMTHYALAAAALASAAPVSSAPAPEPLALTPALLKSLSAEMRTNHPALRAAQSRADAALFNANGIRKWDDPMLMLGNVVPGPGRSMAVQEDGNLVYGVEQKLPLWNKPQLARAAAIADAKTRDREVDAAFQYLRRDLAKALLRAALADRTAEIVAQDLTWFDTLIPLAEERLRAGAGTQADVVLLQNERSRRVHELHAETNKLAAELSSVNRALGRDVAALWPGLVLPALADPMPYRPALADLACRQEPRLKVIRDDILAAEAMARSTRAMRKPDVTAGMQTRQFSGNLGYREAMVSLKFNLPWGNRERYRSDVLRDEAKARALEHDLADGEAGIREEVFRLTTQLDSARREALVYRDEVTPRTEAALGSARTAWEAGRGMARDVIDLRRMLLEAQVMIARATAEQHQMFAELVLCCGLGDFTALERYYRTGKLPSENEKEQP from the coding sequence ATGAACACATTACGCATGACTCATTACGCACTGGCCGCCGCCGCCCTCGCGAGCGCCGCGCCCGTCTCCTCCGCCCCCGCGCCCGAACCGCTCGCGCTCACCCCCGCGCTCCTCAAATCCCTTTCCGCAGAGATGCGCACGAATCATCCCGCGCTCCGCGCCGCGCAGTCGCGCGCGGATGCCGCCCTCTTCAACGCCAACGGCATTCGCAAATGGGACGACCCGATGCTGATGCTCGGCAACGTCGTCCCCGGACCCGGGCGCTCGATGGCTGTGCAGGAAGACGGCAACCTCGTTTACGGCGTCGAGCAGAAGCTGCCGCTCTGGAACAAGCCGCAACTCGCGCGCGCCGCCGCCATCGCGGACGCGAAGACCCGCGACCGCGAGGTGGACGCCGCGTTTCAGTATCTCCGGCGCGACCTTGCCAAGGCGCTGCTCCGCGCCGCGCTCGCCGACCGCACGGCCGAGATCGTCGCACAAGACCTCACGTGGTTCGACACACTCATCCCGCTTGCTGAGGAACGCCTGCGCGCCGGCGCGGGCACGCAGGCCGACGTCGTGCTGCTTCAGAACGAGCGCTCGCGCCGCGTCCACGAACTCCACGCCGAAACCAACAAGCTCGCCGCCGAACTTTCGTCAGTAAACCGCGCGCTTGGCCGCGATGTCGCCGCACTGTGGCCGGGGCTCGTGCTTCCCGCGCTCGCCGACCCCATGCCCTATCGTCCCGCGCTTGCCGACCTCGCGTGCCGGCAGGAGCCGCGCCTCAAAGTCATCCGCGACGACATCCTCGCGGCCGAGGCGATGGCCCGCTCCACGCGTGCGATGCGCAAGCCGGACGTCACCGCCGGGATGCAGACGCGGCAGTTCTCGGGAAACCTCGGCTACCGCGAGGCGATGGTCTCGCTCAAGTTCAACCTCCCGTGGGGCAATCGCGAACGCTATCGCAGCGACGTGTTGCGCGACGAGGCAAAGGCCCGTGCGCTCGAACACGACCTGGCTGACGGCGAGGCCGGCATCCGCGAGGAGGTCTTTCGTCTCACCACGCAATTGGACTCCGCGCGACGCGAGGCGCTGGTGTATCGCGACGAAGTCACGCCGCGCACCGAGGCGGCGCTCGGCAGCGCGCGCACCGCGTGGGAGGCCGGCCGCGGCATGGCGCGCGATGTCATCGACCTCCGCCGCATGCTGCTCGAGGCGCAGGTGATGATCGCCCGCGCCACGGCCGAGCAGCACCAGATGTTCGCCGAGCTCGTGCTGTGCTGCGGCCTCGGAGACTTCACCGCGCTCGAACGCTATTATCGCACCGGCAAACTGCCGTCCGAAAACGAGAAGGAACAACCATGA
- a CDS encoding efflux RND transporter permease subunit, with amino-acid sequence MINRLIEWSLRNRFLVLCGVLFVIGFGIRAVYRTPVDAIPDLSENQVIVFADWPGRSPQEVEDQVTYPLSVNLQGLAGVKAVRANSMFGFSLLTIVFEDKVDNYFARTRVLERLNYLGDALPPGVTPKLGPDATGLGWVYQYYLHVDPAKAPGGGYDLGQLRAVQDWFVRYQLNAVQGVAEVGSVGGFVRQYQIDVSPRKMRALGVSLQAVLEAVQQSNLNVGGKVIEENGMEFVVRGIGLVKSTADLETIVLMERNGTPIYLRDVATVQIGGEFRRGALDVDGREVVGGTVVMRNGDNALAVIDRVKEKLAQISPSLPPGVSIRPFYDRSELIDRTIDTLKHALAEEIILVTLAHIIFLFHFRSILIVTFPLPVSILISFILMQEFGITSNIMSLSGIAIAIGVLVDAGIVMTENVIRHCERAEEEKGGRLTAAETWQVTLEASKQVGRPIFFAMMIIILAFIPVFALAGQEGKLFHPLAFTKTFAMIGSTLLAATVVPALCTLLVRGPFHGEDRNWVMRGLLAIYDPLLDFALSWRKTVMLGAAALLACALAVGFGLPRPWHERVQARGWEKIAAATKGFGKEFMPPLNEGSLLFMPVLLPSTSLTEVKRIMAWQDRVIRATPEVLSVAGKLGRMETATDPAPVEMIETTIMLKPEWLPTNRTVLGFIKWPTLARNPEWRAGMTIAKLKDELTEKMLEVPGYVPSFLQPIENRILMLSTGIRAQVGIKLLGDNPDALQAKAFDVERVVREIPGAVGVAASRVQGKPYLEVAADRVAMARYGLRAQDVLDAVEAGLGGKNISTTIEGRQRFPIQVRIERGERDDIERLGEVLIATPSGKFIPLGQVAKFRRTLGPSEIQSENGRLRVFVQANVKDRDLGGFVDDVRARLTKEIVPTLPAGMTIEYSGEYENLLRAERTLKLIVPSVLFIIFLLLYIVYHSLKEAAHVVLAVPFALTGGVFLQAALGYNFSVAVWVGYIALFGTAIQTGVVMVVYLEEMLEKKKAERAAAGQPFTREDLIQAVKDGARLRLRPKVMTVATIVASLLPIMWSDRTGAEVMKPLATPVIGGMISSLIHILIVTPVIFAFLRERELRASPAGLASGAA; translated from the coding sequence GTGATCAACCGCCTCATCGAGTGGTCGCTGCGCAACCGCTTCCTCGTGTTGTGCGGCGTGCTGTTCGTCATCGGGTTCGGCATTCGCGCGGTCTATCGCACGCCGGTGGATGCCATCCCCGACCTCAGCGAGAACCAGGTCATCGTCTTCGCGGACTGGCCGGGGCGCTCGCCGCAGGAGGTCGAGGACCAGGTCACGTATCCGCTCTCCGTGAACTTGCAGGGACTCGCCGGCGTGAAGGCCGTGCGCGCGAATTCCATGTTCGGATTCTCGCTGCTCACGATTGTCTTCGAGGACAAGGTGGACAACTACTTCGCCCGCACGCGCGTGCTCGAGCGTCTCAACTACCTCGGCGACGCGCTGCCCCCGGGCGTCACTCCCAAGCTCGGCCCCGACGCGACCGGACTCGGCTGGGTCTACCAATACTATCTCCACGTGGATCCCGCGAAGGCGCCGGGCGGCGGCTACGACCTCGGGCAGTTACGCGCGGTGCAGGATTGGTTCGTGCGCTACCAGCTCAACGCCGTGCAGGGCGTCGCAGAGGTCGGCAGCGTCGGCGGCTTCGTGCGGCAGTATCAGATCGACGTCTCGCCACGAAAGATGCGCGCGCTCGGCGTGTCGCTGCAGGCCGTGCTCGAAGCGGTGCAGCAGAGCAACCTCAACGTCGGCGGCAAGGTCATCGAGGAGAACGGCATGGAGTTTGTCGTGCGCGGCATCGGCCTCGTGAAATCCACCGCCGACCTCGAGACCATCGTGTTGATGGAGCGCAACGGCACGCCCATCTACCTGCGCGACGTGGCGACGGTGCAGATCGGCGGCGAGTTCCGCCGCGGCGCGCTCGACGTGGACGGCCGGGAAGTCGTCGGCGGCACCGTGGTGATGCGCAACGGCGACAACGCCCTCGCCGTCATCGACCGCGTGAAGGAAAAGCTCGCGCAGATCTCGCCAAGCCTGCCACCGGGCGTGAGCATCCGGCCCTTCTACGACCGCAGCGAGCTGATCGACCGCACGATCGACACGCTCAAACACGCGCTCGCCGAGGAGATCATCCTCGTCACGCTCGCGCACATCATCTTCCTGTTTCACTTCCGCAGCATTCTCATCGTCACGTTCCCGCTGCCGGTTTCGATTTTGATTTCGTTCATCTTGATGCAGGAGTTCGGCATCACCTCGAACATCATGTCGCTCTCCGGCATCGCCATCGCCATCGGCGTGCTCGTGGACGCCGGCATCGTGATGACCGAGAACGTCATCCGCCATTGCGAACGGGCGGAGGAGGAGAAGGGCGGGCGCCTGACGGCCGCCGAGACGTGGCAGGTCACCCTCGAAGCATCCAAGCAAGTTGGCCGCCCGATTTTCTTCGCGATGATGATCATCATCCTCGCGTTCATCCCCGTGTTCGCGCTGGCGGGTCAGGAGGGCAAGCTCTTCCATCCGCTCGCGTTCACCAAGACCTTCGCGATGATCGGCTCGACGCTGCTCGCGGCGACGGTCGTGCCCGCGCTTTGCACGCTGCTCGTGCGCGGCCCGTTCCACGGCGAGGACCGCAACTGGGTCATGCGCGGGCTGCTCGCCATTTACGATCCGCTGCTGGACTTCGCGCTGTCATGGCGCAAGACCGTGATGCTCGGAGCTGCCGCGCTGCTCGCGTGCGCGCTCGCCGTCGGCTTCGGCCTGCCGCGCCCATGGCACGAGCGGGTGCAGGCGCGCGGCTGGGAGAAAATCGCCGCGGCCACGAAAGGCTTCGGCAAGGAATTCATGCCGCCGCTCAACGAAGGCTCGCTGCTCTTCATGCCCGTGCTGCTGCCGAGCACGTCGCTCACCGAGGTCAAGCGCATCATGGCGTGGCAGGACCGGGTCATCCGCGCCACGCCCGAGGTGCTCTCCGTTGCCGGCAAGCTCGGCCGCATGGAGACCGCCACCGACCCCGCGCCCGTCGAGATGATCGAGACGACCATCATGCTCAAGCCCGAGTGGCTGCCCACCAACCGCACCGTGCTCGGCTTCATCAAGTGGCCCACGCTCGCGCGCAACCCCGAATGGCGCGCGGGCATGACCATCGCCAAGCTCAAGGACGAACTCACGGAGAAGATGCTCGAGGTGCCCGGCTACGTGCCGAGCTTCCTGCAACCCATCGAGAACAGAATCCTCATGCTCTCGACCGGCATCCGCGCACAGGTCGGCATCAAGCTCCTCGGCGACAACCCCGACGCGCTCCAGGCCAAGGCGTTCGATGTCGAGCGCGTCGTGCGCGAAATCCCCGGCGCCGTCGGCGTCGCCGCGTCGCGCGTGCAGGGCAAGCCGTATCTCGAAGTCGCCGCCGACCGCGTGGCGATGGCGCGCTACGGCCTGCGCGCGCAGGACGTGCTCGACGCCGTCGAGGCCGGCCTCGGCGGCAAAAACATCTCCACCACCATCGAGGGACGCCAGCGCTTCCCGATCCAAGTGCGCATCGAGCGCGGCGAGCGCGACGACATCGAGCGACTCGGCGAAGTGCTCATCGCGACGCCGTCGGGCAAGTTCATCCCGCTGGGGCAGGTCGCGAAGTTCAGGCGCACGCTCGGTCCGAGCGAAATCCAGAGCGAGAACGGCCGCTTGCGCGTGTTCGTGCAGGCCAACGTGAAGGACCGCGACCTCGGCGGCTTCGTGGACGACGTGCGCGCGCGGCTCACGAAGGAAATCGTCCCCACGCTGCCCGCGGGTATGACCATCGAATACAGCGGCGAATACGAAAACCTGCTGCGCGCCGAGCGCACGTTGAAACTCATCGTGCCGAGCGTGCTCTTCATCATCTTCCTGCTGCTTTACATCGTCTATCACTCGCTCAAGGAAGCCGCGCACGTGGTGCTCGCGGTGCCGTTCGCACTGACGGGCGGCGTTTTTTTGCAGGCGGCGCTCGGCTACAACTTCAGCGTGGCCGTGTGGGTCGGCTACATCGCGCTCTTCGGCACGGCCATCCAGACCGGTGTCGTCATGGTCGTGTATCTGGAGGAAATGCTGGAGAAGAAGAAGGCCGAGCGCGCCGCGGCGGGCCAGCCCTTCACGCGCGAGGACTTGATTCAAGCCGTGAAGGACGGTGCGCGCCTGCGGCTGCGGCCCAAGGTGATGACCGTGGCGACGATCGTGGCGAGCCTGCTGCCCATCATGTGGAGCGACCGCACGGGCGCGGAAGTGATGAAGCCGCTCGCGACGCCGGTGATTGGCGGCATGATCTCCAGCCTCATCCACATCCTCATCGTGACGCCGGTGATCTTCGCCTTTCTGCGGGAGCGGGAGTTGAGGGCTTCGCCGGCAGGTTTGGCTTCGGGCGCAGCGTGA